In Mytilus edulis chromosome 7, xbMytEdul2.2, whole genome shotgun sequence, a single genomic region encodes these proteins:
- the LOC139481800 gene encoding uncharacterized protein, protein MDDYSTKVLSWLGISMVTTYRILWVNLYKNIRQAEERNKRRRNENITILNKLITNDTKALMNLMKDDQTDTTWMEPVTKHESIKFQMALLVDESVTVTYRIIVLQNSTVDKEALLKWIGENIKQITVCNRDDNKVVTKLIRDNYSTLTDSIVNDKKTFISMIAGDHEKLDEKIEQDIKTLTEMNWPSSSNTYRNYDIIVLPKTSNKKTMTELGARALLEPVCLSALNITSTTVKLKWDEPSEGTEFIHFYQIICKEQSSSVPYFFETPRNACIFVVEGLKPNTEYAFKIQAIKNGGYKGPISQTLTVSTLEISCYRMAEFLYVLFYIAVLVWFTYLFCYTVTTT, encoded by the exons GTATTATCATGGCTTGGGATATCTATGGTTACTACGTACCGAATTTTGTGggtcaatttatataaaaatattagacAAGCCGAAGAAAGAAATAAGCGAAGACGAAATGAAAACATtacaatattaaacaaattaataacAAACGACACGAAGGCATTGATGAATTTGATGAAAGACGACCAAACAGATACCACATGGATGGAACCTGTTACAAAACATGAATCCATAAAATTTCAAATGGCATTGTTGGTCGATGAATCCGTTACTGTTACGTACCGAATTATAGTTTTACAAAACTCAACCGTTGATAAAGAAGCATTACTTAAATGGATTGGGGAAAACATTAAGCAAATTACTGTTTGTAATCGAGATGACAACAAAGTGGTAACTAAATTGATAAGAGACAATTATTCAACGTTGACAGATTCAATCGTAAACGACAAAAAAACGTTTATAAGCATGATAGCAGGAGACCACGAAAAGTTAGACGAAAAAATTGAACAAGACATCAAAACTTTAACTGAAATGAACTGGCCATCATCCAGTAACACGTATAGAAATTATGATATTATAGTTTTACCGAAAACAAGCAACAAGAAAACGATGACTGAACTAGGAGCAAG GGCCCTGTTGGAACCAGTATGTTTATCAGCCTTAAATATAACTTCAACAACAGTAAAATTAAAATGGGATGAACCAAGTGAAGGAACTGAGTTTATACACTTTTATCAGATAATATGTAAGGAACAAAGCAGCAGTGTGCCATATTTCTTTGAAACTCCTAGAAATGCTTGCATTTTTGTCGTAGAGGGATTAAAGCCCAACACCGAGTATGCATTTAAAATTCAAGCCATCAAGAACGGGGGATATAAAGGACCGATCAGTCAAACCTTGACAGTATCAACATTGGAAATATCTTGTTATAGAATGGCCgagtttttatatgttttgttttacattgcaGTTTTAGTATGGTTCACGTACTTGTTTTGTTATACTGTGACTACAACATAA